TCGGCTAGCAAAAGCTGATGAGCCGTTCGCAATCTAGAACCAGGAATAGCAGAATTCAAGTGGTGAATGAGATGCAAATGATCTGCATGGGGAAACATCAAGAACTGCAGAATGGGGTGACACATGATGTTCCGAGTGAAATAAGGAACGCTGGTATCTAGCATGTGCTCACTCATATTCACTAACTGACGGATAGCTGCGTATGTCGTAAGCAAAGGAACAACATAAAAAAGGAGAAAGTCTTGCCAGAGTCCTACAGCAGAAACTAGCAGTATGATGGTCAACCAAAAGAGAATTCGAGCAACAAGCTCTACTCTAGAAGCAGGACTGAGAAAGCTTTGAGCATAAGCATTTAGACTTTTTCTGAACTGATATGCTCCGCTTAAAACTCGAAACAGGTGCCAGTTCCTTTGATGCCGAGGGAGTGGTAGATGAGCATATTTTGGCAAATTAGGATCTCGTTCTGAATCCCCAATATGAACATGGTGTTCCCGATGAATCTTTCGCAATACACCAATTGAGATATGAACTGGGAATGCACAAAAAATTGATGTAATCCAGTCATTTAAGAATGAACTCTTAAAGACCTGATTATGAAATGCTTCATGGGAAAGATTATCCAACGCTCTCAAACGAGAGCCAATCAGCAGTAATGCGACTGGATACAGCCAGAAGCTTAGCTTAGCGAGGGCAACAGCTATACCAATGACAATATAGTGACCTAGAATTTTGCCAAAGCCTGAGAGATTATCAGTTGTTTGAAGCTCTCGTAGTGATTGCCTAATCGCAGCATCCATATTCTCTATTCCCTAGACAATTGACTCGTAGAAAAGTAAAGGTCTGAATGATACTTTTGAAATAAAGCATTACGGTTTGACTCTGTAAAACAGAGAGAATTATGGCTATGAACCGGAAAATGGTTGCATCCAGTAGAGGCAAAACAATCTCTTAACTTGATCAACACAGATACTTCCGGTGGGAGAAAGTATCTAGCGACTTTCTCCGGCGAGGATAAAGCCTACTATTTCAAACAAATAAAGGCGCTATGTGAGTTTGATCTTTTCCCTGCAGGAGCTAGAAGACACCAACAGATCAGTCACTCAACGGATCATGGACTCTCAATTTGATTGAACCTATATCGACTGTTCATACCAATATCCAGCCAAGTGGAGAAGGGCCACCT
This DNA window, taken from Acaryochloris thomasi RCC1774, encodes the following:
- a CDS encoding fatty acid desaturase family protein; the protein is MDAAIRQSLRELQTTDNLSGFGKILGHYIVIGIAVALAKLSFWLYPVALLLIGSRLRALDNLSHEAFHNQVFKSSFLNDWITSIFCAFPVHISIGVLRKIHREHHVHIGDSERDPNLPKYAHLPLPRHQRNWHLFRVLSGAYQFRKSLNAYAQSFLSPASRVELVARILFWLTIILLVSAVGLWQDFLLFYVVPLLTTYAAIRQLVNMSEHMLDTSVPYFTRNIMCHPILQFLMFPHADHLHLIHHLNSAIPGSRLRTAHQLLLADPEYAYLPSFEGYFFGENSFLAWAFQDIESQPLSQAISVKA